A window of Chlorobium phaeobacteroides DSM 266 genomic DNA:
TCCGGTTTTGTCTCGATCGCTTCCGCAAGCACCGAAAGAAGCTCCGCCAGAACTATGGGCATGGAAAGCAGTGCCTGTATACCTAACTTTTCCGCACGTCCCTTCAACAACGTCGAGGACATTCGGGTATAGGCGACGATCGACAGAACGACGCCGTTTTCCTGCATTCTGAAAGCAAGCTCATAGCCGTCAATAATCGGCAGTTCAAGATCCAGAAGAACAAGGTCATATTGTCTTGATGCTATCATCTCCATTGCCTCTGCTCCGCTCTGAACCTGATCGAGCTCAACACTGAGCGGCAAAAGATACCGGGCAATCAATACAAGATTTGCCGGATCAGCACCAACATGAAGAATCCGCTTTGCCGAAAAGAGTTCATGATATTGAGCATAAAGATCTGCCTCAAAATCGGCAATATCGCCATCACTCACCGGAGGAAATGTCAGTATAAATTCAGTGAATTCATACCGAACAGAACGACAGACAATATCTCCCCCGAAAAAACGCATAACCCGCTTGCAGTAGGCAAGACCAAGACCAGTCCCGCCTTTTCTGCCGGAAGTATAAAAAGGGTCAAACAACTTTGCAAGATTCTCTTTAGCAACGCCAGGGCCAGTATCTCTTACTGTAACACTGTTTAAGATCTCCCCTCTTTTGAGACGGATATCGATGCGACCGTCGGGAAAAGAGCGGAGAAAATAGAGCGCATTCATGACAAGATTGAAAAGCACAAAAACATACATGGTCTCTACACCCTTGAAAACAAAATCATCGTCTTCAAAAAAATGAACGCGTTGACGCTCTTCTTGCGATTCGTAGCCATATTCATCAATAGCCTTGCGAGTTATTGCCGCAGCGGACAGATAGGTTAATCCGGCATCCTCTGAAGCATCTTCCCTGACCTCTTCAAGAATCATCTCAATGACCTGAATGCCCCTGTTGACTGCTATCTGACCTCGGGCAACTTTTTCATAGATTCGTTCGACTCCTCCTGCGCTGATCGAAGGATAGAGCCTTTCTGCATGATAGAGCGGGAGTTCTTCCTGAATGGATTCAAGATTATAGCGTATCTGACCCAGAGGATTACGCATCTCATGGGCAATGCCGGCCGCAAGAGCCTTAAGGGCATTGTTTCTCTCCATGGCCATAATCCCCCTTTTATTGCTGTAGCTGAAGACATAACCGGCAACAATGGTAAACACCAGCACCAGAAGATAGAGTGGAATATTGAATTCGGGATGGAGTTCGACGCGTGGAGTTGAAAGAAAATAAAATACAACCGCCCCGGCAAAACCCAGAAGCAGATCAAAAAGAAACATCAGCCAGTTGGGAACAAAGGCAATAAGCACAAACAGCATAAAAATTTCCCAGTACAGCCACAGCTCATGAAAGTTGTTCATGATAAGATTGACCGTAAAAACAAAGGGAAGAACAAAAATTATGGTGAAATGCCAGAAAAAAGTGAACCGGGTCTGAATAAAACCGGGAAGTCTGCTCTTGAAAAGCACGGCAAGACACAAGAGCGTTGCCGTCAGACGAAGGAACAGGTTTTCATAAGGAAGATCAAAACCATATTTGAAAATAAAATAAAAAAAGAAATGGGCTGGAGCGCCAAGAAGCCCGGCTGCAAGCGTATTGAAACGTGATACCTGAGTACCGTCAATTACACACTGTCGAATGTAGGCCAACACCTTCAATCCTTACCCCCGTCAAGTAATTTATGCACACACTCCCCCGCTGCCCTGAAGCACGCCTCTATGGATGCGCCACGACGATAATCACCCGTTGCGGCAAAACCGGAAAAAAAGTCAAGCTTCTGATCAACCTCAGCAAGAAGTCGATGATGGTATGGCGAATAGGCACAAAGTCCCTCGGAAAGATACCGAAAAACAAAAGACTCTCTCGTATTATCCTTTATCGTGAAATAGCGTCCGGCGATCTCCTCTCCGAGTGTAATAACCGCTTCAGGCTGAGACCGATCGGACACCATAGCTCTTGCTGCCCTGCCGCTGAAGGTATACCGAACCAGATCAAGATCATTGATACCATAAGCTCCGGCATTACTCAACGGAAACGAGTCATCAAAAACCATGGCGCGCTGCTCTTTCGGAAATACATTCTGACGATATTTCACAATAGCAACTGCTACAGGAAAATACTGTATCCGCCTTAAAAGAACTGAAACTTCCGGACAAAACGTTTCAAGAAGTTCACTCAACCGAAGCGCAGGCAGAGCGGACACTACCCGATCATACTCCGCTGATAAAGAACGGCCCTCATACTCATAACCGATCATGACTGCTCCTTTGCCATGATCACGGTTAACAGACGTAACCCGATGTGCCGGAAGAATTCTCAACAAAGCAGATCTTGCCGGGAGCTGAAAAGCTTCAAGCATGCCATGCATACCCTGTTGCAACTGCTCGTAACTGTCAAGCAGAAGTGCGAGATTAGAGCCGAAATTCCCCGGATAACACTCATCAGGTTCAGCCCCATTCATCCTTACCGTCACCGGCCTTACGATATGACTTAAACAGGGCTCCTTCAGGTATCCAGCAAGGGAGAGATGGTCATACTCTTCAGCAAGTGCAGAAAAATACTCGCTGGCAAGAACCCCTTGACGACGATCATTGAGAATTGCCCTGACATGGGGATAGAGCTTTCGAAGGCCGCTAAAACCGCATAAACCGAAAAAACGAATGGCATTGAAAAGTCTGGCCCCCTCTTTGTTAATGCTGACAACCCGGCCTCCAATGACCTGTGATGTATTAAAACCAAAATATTCAAAATCAGAAACACCGCAATCCAGAACAAAATCCCGAAACAAGCGGTAATTTTTTCCGATATTTTTGCCGCCGAAATCAAGCCACCTCTCACCAAGCCGTTCACTGCCAATCCTGCCCCCAATACGATCAGCCGATTCGTAAAGATCAACACTGATATTGTGCTGCATGAGATAATATGCGGAAGCAATTCCGGAAATTCCTCCGCCGATAACCGCTGCCCTCATCATACTGAAGCTGCCTCGTGCAGAATCCGGTTGATTTTTGCGTCAAATTGCATTTTACTTCTTGTACATATTTTTTCGACCCTTTTTCTCTGTTCCTCATACCGTTTTGAACTCATAAACGCAAAAGCTTTCAGCGTTGCATCAGCAACAACCCTCCCGTACTGCAGAACCTGAATGTAGATTGGCGCATCCTTATCCTCGCTTGTCTCGTCGGCAGTAAAACTGCAATATACCCTCAGCACAACAGGAACATCGTTTTCAAGATAATGAAAAAAATTCGTATTATAGTTCAATAATGCAAGTCCTCCGTCAAATGAGAGTCCCTGAATATGAGCGGTTGCAACGCCAGCCTGTCTCAAAGCCTCGAGCATCAGCAATCCCTGAACATGATCGGAAACGTGATCGAATGAGATCTCTTCCGTGCTGGCAAGCATATTGAAATACAGCATGCGACCGGCTGAAAAATAATCCGAAATCAACACATTGGAACTATTTTTCTTATGCACATATTTTTTTTCTATCGAACATGGCAGCTTGTCATCTCCGGTTATTGCGAGAGGACTTTTCAAAAGAGATTTCAGATCAAAAGGAAGTTTTTTCATTAAATCCGCTGCCGTCTCAATATCAAAAGGTGGCTTATCCTTGCGTGAAGGGCAATAAAGTGCTTTCGCCGCAGCATAAACGCCGGGATTGGCTCTCCGGTAATCAAGCGAGATGAACAGTTCACAGGTATCCCCCAGAAGCAGAAGAAACCGGGAAGCCTCTTCAACTGAAGAGACATTGACAATCTGCAGAGCGGTAACTGATTGCAGAGGAAGGGTATCCCCCTCCAGCAGCATCGTAAAAGGTTTTTTCCCTGGACTGAGGGTTAGAATACCAAAATCTCTGCCTGGCCTTTTGATGGTTCTCTGAAACCGAAGACGAGGCGTTGGGTTCGGGTGAAATGCAGGATGAAAATCGTGCCCGGCGATTCTTTGTACAGTTTGCTGTAGCATGGTATCAATAAATTACATTAAGTAATAATGGCCCGAATTATGTAGCAATATAACCTTGTTTGTTTCAGGGTAACGGGCTTTAAAAATGAATGTTAACAGGTTCGCAACAATCCGGGGAATCCGAGAAGCTCTACAGGAAAAAAAGTCATCCGGCTTATAATTAACCATATAACTCACCTGCGTCCTGAACCACGCTCAGAATATCTACTCACCAGACAACGGGTCACGGCAGACCTGAGCTTCAATGTACCCTTGTATTTTCGGTTATGCTTCCGGAAGTTTCGGGATTTTCTTATTTTTGGCTTTTTAAACCATTAATCTGCCATCATCCATGAGCCAGCTCGACTTACTCAATATTGTCCATCGTCCCAGAAGACTCCGCAAAACAGCCGCAATCAGAAACCTTGTACAGGAACACACCCTGTCAGTCAACGACCTTGTTTTCCCGCTCTTTGTCTGCCCTGGAACCAGCGTTGTCGAAGAGGTTTCCTCCATGCCCGGCAGTTTCCGCTATTCCATTGACAACGCGGTAAAAGAGTGCCAGGAACTATGGGATCTCGGTATACAGAGCATCGATCTTTTCGGTATTCCCGAGCAGAAAACCGAGGATGGAAGCGAAGCCTACAACGACAAGGGAATTATCCAGGAAGCAATCCGCGCCATAAAAGCCAAGCTCCCCGATCTCTGCATCATGACTGACGTCGCGCTCGACCCCTTTACCCCCTTCGGCCATGACGGTCTGGTAAAAGACGGAATAATCCTGAACGATGAAACCGTCGAGGTACTCTGCAAAATGGCGGTTTCTCATGCCAATGCCGGCGCCGATTTCGTATCGCCGAGCGACATGATGGATGGTCGTATCGGAGCAATCCGCGAATCACTTGATGATGCAGGCTCCTCCGATGTAGGCATCCTCTCCTATGCCGCCAAATATGCTTCAAGCTTTTACGGCCCTTTCCGCGACGCACTCCATTCCGCACCACAGTTCGGCGACAAATCAACCTATCAGATGAATCCCGGAAACTCCGACGAAGCGATGAAAGAGATCGAGCTCGACATCATGGAAGGCGCAGATATCGTCATGGTTAAACCCGGTCTTGCCTATCTCGATATCGTATCACGCACCAAAGAACGTTTCGACGTTCCTGTTGCCATTTACCACGTATCGGGCGAATATTCCATGGTCAAAGCGGCAGCAGCACGAGGATGGATTGATGAAGAGCGGGTTATGATGGAATCCCTGCTCTGTATGAAACGTGCCGGCGGTGATCTTATCTTTACCTATTATGCCAAGGAAGCTGCAAAAAAACTTCGCTGATCCCTGATAAACAGCAGAAGATGACTCAACAAGCCCGGCTGCATAAATTACAGCCGGGCATTTTACTCTTAATACCTATGATACGATATCTGACCTCAGGGGAATCGCACGGCCCGGCGCTTTCGGCAATTGTGGAGGGAGTCCCGGCCGGCGTCGGCATTACCCCCGAAATGATCAACACCGAGCTCGCCCGACGCCAGCAGGGATACGGACGCGGCGGACGCATGAAAATCGAAACCGACCAGGCGGAAGTCCTGTCAGGTATCCGCTTCGGCAAAACCATAGGCTCACCGATCACTCTGATCATCAGAAACAGGGATTGGGAAAACTGGACGACAACCATGTCGCAATTTTCAGAACCGGCAGAAGATATTGCAAAAATAACCATCCCCCGACCGGGCCACGCGGATCTGACAGGAAAAATCAAATACGGCCTGAACGATATTCGCCCGGTTATTGAACGCTCTTCGGCTCGGGAAACCACGGCAAGGGTTGCAGCCGGAACAATTTCCCGAATTTTCCTCAAAGCCATCGGCATTGAAATCGGCAGCTATATATCGGCAATTGGTTCGGCAGGCGAAACAACTGCCGACACTCAGATTGAAAAACTGCTCCGGAGCGGAGCCGAAACCCTTGCACGGAAGGCAGACCGGTCAGCGGTGCGTATGCTCGACAAAAAAAAGGAAGCCGAAGCAATTATCGCTATTGATGCAGCCAAGGATGCTGGAGATACACTCGGCGGCATCATCGAAATTTTCATCACCGGCGTACCAATGGGACTCGGCAGCTATATGCAGCACGACCGCCGTCTTGATGCCAATCTTGCTGCAGCACTCATCTCGATTCAGGCAATCAAGGGAGTTGAAATCGGTACGGCGTTTGCAAACGCACTCAAACCGGGATCACAGGTTCATGACGAATTCATCATCGAACCGGAGAAAGGGTTAACGCGAAGCTCGAACCGGGCAGGAGGAATTGAAGGGAGCATGTCAAGCGGCCAGACCATTCATCTCAGAGCAGCGATGAAACCGATATCCTCGCTTCTCACCCCACTGCACTCGTTTGACAGCGAAACCCTGCAACCGACACTCTCTCGCTTCGAACGAAGCGACACCTGCGCAGTGCCTGCTGCGGGCGTCGTAGCCGAAGCGATGGTATCGACCGTTATCGCAAACGCCGTTCTCGAAAAATTCGGAGGCGATCATCTTGGTGAAATACAGACAAGAATCTCCCTTCACCGTGACCTCACCCGAAAAGCGTTCATCGCCTGAAGAGACTCAGGAGCCTTCTGACGGAGAACCGACAAGTCTCTGGTTCATGTCACGGGAAGGCTCCGGCACCTCGGTCTTGCCGACAATTTGAGCGGGAACACCGGCCACAGTATAATGCGGCGGCACATCATCCAGCACCACGCTGCCAGCGCCGACTTTCGATCCCTCGCCTATGATGACATTACCGAGAATTTTTGCCCCGGCACCAATCAGCACTGATTTATGCACCTTCGGATGCCTGTCGCCTGACTCTTTTCCGGTACCGCCGAGCGTCACCTCATGCAACAGCGAAACATTGTCATCAACAACCGCGGTTTCGCCAATCACAAGACTGGTGGCATGATCGAGAAGAATCCCCTTGCCAATCACTGCGGCAGGATGAATATCAACGGCAAACACTTCGGACATGCGGTTCTGGATAAAATAAGCCATGGTTCTGCGCCCGTTCTTCCAGAGCCAATGAGAAAGACGATAAGCCTGTAATGCCTGATAGCCTTTAAGAAACAGCATGATCTCAAAATAATGGACCGCAGCAGGGTCACGCTGCTGTGTTGCAAGAAGATCATATATCGCATTCTCCACCTGCTCCGGACAGTGCCGGTAAAAATCCTCAAAAAGACCCTGAAGTACCAGGGGAGGAAAATGCTTTGATCCGAGCTTCACCGAAAGCAGCATTGCCAGCGACGCGCCAAAATTATCGTAACGAATAATATGCTGTTCAAGAAAAATACTGATCTCGGGATCTCGCAGACACTCAGCCGCAGCCTCGGCAACAATCGTTGACCAGATACTCTCAATAGGTATATCTCTCATCATTGGAAACATCAACACCATTTAAACGATAGAAAAATCAATTGATGAACTGCAAAAAAATATGAAGCATCAACACGATGCCTGACACATCCATAAGCATTAATAGCTGTTGCTGCATAAAAGGTTCTCCTGACCGCTGGTAACAGCTTCTGAATTTAAAAAAAAACAAGCCCCATTCTCCACATATTTCACCGCCTGGCACTGAATTGCCCTGCCAGACTCTGTCAAGGCGTCAACATCGGGATCCATCCACTCTGTCGGGATGACAGACCGGCCGACTCATCATGTCAGGGAAAAAATCCAGCCATGATAAACTTACCAGCAGAATCACAAGAAACCATGATCGACAGCTCTTGAGTAATGCGGGGCCAGGATAAAAAACAGAACAGCAGGTAAACCATTTTACAGAGTAATCCGGATATTTATTAATCTTTACTGACAAATAGTATATTTGAGTGCTAAAATCCGGCATTGTGCTATCTCCTGCAATGAGTGCCCTGATCTCGATGCTCACAGGATTCTGATACACCCTTCTGTTTCCGGTGCATTATTAAACAAGGTTTAGTCCGTTTCAGGTTATGGTGGTTACCCGACGTCGCTGGTTTGAGGCTCCATGGGAGTTCAGGGAAGCATCCCTGTTCAGCCTGCTTGCTATCCTTTCAGGCTTTTTCATACAATATGCCGCATCCGGCAACAGCGTCGGACTTCCTGTTTGGCCATTCAATGCCATAGCGCTTTCTGTTTTTGCCGCACTGATTTTCGGTATCGGGCTTATCCTGAGAAACAATCCTCTTGTCGCCTGGTTCGGCGGCATTCCAATGGGCCTCAGCCTTATTCTTGCACTTGCGGCACTCTCCTTTATCGGCGGGATGGTGCCTCAGGAAATCATGACCGGGGACTCTCTCTATACCCGCTTGCGAATCAACCAGATTTTTTCAAGCTGGCCGTTTGCCCTGATTGTTTTTCTGTTTCTGATCAACCTCGGTTTTTCTCTTGCATGGAAACTCATTCCCTTCAGATCGAAACATCTGCAGTTCGTTCTTTTTCATGCCGGCTTCTGGCTGGCACTTTCATGCGGCATTCTTGGAAGCTCCGACCTTCAGCGACTTGTTATTCCGATTGAAGAGGGCCGAGCCAATAACCTTGGCTACTCGATGCAAAGCAAAGACCCTGTGCCGTTACCGTTTTCCGTTTTTCTTCACGATTTTTCTCTGGAGGAGTATTCGCCCCAGATACTTCTCTATGATCCTGAAAACGACAAACTTCTCATGGATAAATCTCAAGCCATTATCGAAGTCCATAAGGGAACGAAAGCCGCATGGAAAGGGCTTGAGGTTGTTGTCCTCGATTTTCTCCCTGCAGCTCTTCCGGGAAAAGACGGGATTCCTCGCCTTTCCGGGCTTCCGGCAGCAATTCCCTATGCCAGGGTCAGGGTACTCTCTGCCGGGGCTCAGGATGAGATGTGGATCAGCACAGGAAGCCCTTTCATGAGACCTGAAGCGGCAAAAATCGGAAACTTCTTTCTGATCATGGTTCCGGGTACGCCAAAAACGTTCCGTTCAGTCGTAACAATTAAGGACAAATCCGGTCACCTGATCGAGGAGAGTCTTGAGGTAAACAAGCCGGTAAGCTTCAATGGATGGAAGCTCTACCAGATGGGTTACGACGACAAAGCCGGAAAATGGTCGCAACTCAGCCTGATCGAAGTCATCCGTGATCCATGGTTACCGGCGGTCTATATCGGATTCTTTATGATCATGGCTGGAAATCTCCTGTTTTTCTGGAATGGCATCAAACGATCCGGAGGCGCATAATGGGCATCAATTTCAACACTGCAGCCTTTCTTGCCATTGCGTTATGGGCAGGAGGATCGATACTCCATCCCCTTGCACAAAACAAACCGGCACTTAAACGACTGGCCTATATCCTGATGCTTTCAGGATCGGCCGTCATGGCAGGATTTATCGTCATCTACTGGATATCCCTCGACCGTCCTCCGCTCAGAACACTTGGAGAAACCCGCATGTGGTATGCGACAATGATACCTCTGGTCGGTTTTCTGGTCGAATATCGATGGAAAATAGGCTGGCTTAAATACTACTGCATGGGGTTGGCGGGATTTTTTCTTGGAATAAACCTGCTCCACCCTGAAGTGTTTGACAAAACGCTTATGCCTGCACTGCAAAGCGTCTGGTTCATTCCTCATGTTATCGTTTATCTTGTCGGCTACGTCCTGCTTGCCGCCTCTTCGGCATCTGCATGGCATAATGTTTTTCTCATATCCCGCTCAAAGGAGAATAAAAATTATCAGCACCTGTCCCACTACCTTGCGCTGCTTGGATTTGTTCTGTTGACATTCGGTCTTGTATTTGGCGCACTCTGGGCTAAAGAAGCCTGGGGCCATTACTGGACCTGGGATCCCAAAGAAACATGGGCATTCATTGCCTGGCTGATCTATCTGGGCTATCTGCACCTTTTCAGCTATAAAATCTCCACAAAAAAACTACAGTGGTATCTCGCCCTTGCCTTTTTAGTGCTGCTCATCAGCTGGTTCGGCGTCAACTATCTGCCCTCTGCCGCCAATAGTGTTCATAGTTACCAGCAGAGCTGAAAAAAGTGTCGATCTGCACAAGCTCCCGCAACAAAAATGCCGTCTGCTCCTGCTCTTGCGTTTCAGCGTTGTCGGGCTTGACGCAGATCGGCATCTCACCCGACATCTTCCATAACAGACATCTTGTTCCTCTGCCGGTTTTTTATGGTATCTTCAAAAGAAGAATCGCACAATATCCAGACACTGATAACCGAAAAACCTTTATGGAGACCATTGCTGCACATGGAAATCAAGCAACACCATCTACTCATTGATACTCTCTTCGGAACCTGTCGCCAGACATTGGGAAGCGACTTCGAAGGATATAGAAATCACTGTTTGCGCGTATATTATTTCTGCTGCGCCCTTACCCGCAATAAACCGGAAAACGATGATAAAATTGCGATTGCAGCGTTTTTCCACGATATCGGCATCTGGACTGACGACACCTTTGACTACATTTCGCCATCACAACTCCTTGCCAGGGAATACCTTGAAAAAACAGATCGAACCGCATGGATCCCCGAGATCGAGGCCATGATCGGTGAACATCACAAGCTTACCCCCTGCAAGGCGCAACAATTTTTACTCGTTGAACCCTTCAGAAAAGCGGACTGGATAGACATATCGAGAGGAATGCTCCGACACCGGTTACCAGACGATTTTGTCCTCGATGTTTTTGATGCCTTTCCAAACGAAGGATTTCATAAAAAACTGCTCCTCCTTGCAAAAGCACGCCTGAAAACTCACCCGTTCAGCCCCTTGCCCATGATGAAATTGTAGCCGATGGAAACGTTTTTTCAGGATGATTCAAGGTGACAGGATTCGATTACGGATTCATGCTGAATTCCACAGGAATTCTTAAGACTGTTACACCCTGTAAAGATCCTGTTATCAGAAACGTTAACGGGAACATCGAATCACACAAACTTTTTTTTGCTTTTTCCAGGCAGCAGAATACGGGTAATAGTATACCGTGTAGCCACAAGTTCAACAAGAATCGGGCCAACAATCCCGAGAAGCGTACCAGGGACAAAAAGGATCCGGATATTGGTTATACCGATTTTTGTGAAAACGATTCTGGATGCCGCCGTAAAAAAAACATGGAACAGGTGGATGGAATAGGAGTAAAATCCAATCCTCGCAAGCAATTCAGACTCACCCCGGATAAAAAGCAAGGCAGTACAGGAGAGAGTCCCGATAAGAAGAGCGTTCAAGGATCTTCGTCCTCCTCCATATTCGTGACCATAAAAAAGAAGAAAAAGAATAATTGCCGTCATGAGTAAAAAGCCGATAATCTTTTTCTGTTTCAGCTCAAAAGGAAACCGCGAAAAAAATATTCCGCAAAGAAAGTAGGGCAGCAGATAGAATGCCCCTGAAATTGAAAGCCATGGAGTACCGACATTGGCGATGCAGAGCATAGCGGCCATAAGATAAGCCAAAGCAAAACCTGCTTTATTATGGAGCCCTGAAATGCTCCAGAGGAATAATGACGAGAAAAATCAGAAACAGTGAATCAATGAACCAATAGTGCGCCACCGGCATCAGGTGCAGGTAACGCCAATCCGCTACCGAGAAGTTCGTTCCTGGAGTGAAGGCCTGAAAAAGAGCGAAAAGGGTACCAACAAAGAGCATAGGAACAAGCAACCGACGGATTTTTCCGCTGATGAACTTCTTCCAGTCGCTCCTGAAGGGTCTCCAGACATAGACGAACCCTGAAAGAAAGGTAAAAAGCGGCATAAGAATATAGGCAAGAAGCTCATTTGCATCCTTGATCCTTGAGCAGCCCTTCCTGAACACGAAGTCCACCCTGGGGAGTGACGCCGATAACATGATAGGCGACAAGAAAAACACAAGCGAGACCCCTGGGCGTATCGATCATGATGTTTCTGCCAGCCGGAAATGCTTTCATAACCTTGATTCTTTTGAGAATGAGTTACGGTTTCTTTTCCTTTACTTCCGACTCTCTTGTTGTCCTCACCCATGCGGTGCTTTTTTTACGAAGCACCATTGCCGCATAGAGCGGAATTTTCCACAAAACATAGAGCGGCGCCGTGGCAAGATAGAGCCAGGTCGAAAGCGGAGCGCGGCGTTGAATCTGCCCTGAAACGACATAAAACACCAGAATCAGCCAGAAGGAAGTCGCAAGCATGATCCATTCGCTCTTGAGCAGGAGCAGAGAACCTGCCGTAGCAAAAGCGAAAAGCATGACAAGAAGAGAGAGCGGCGGTACGGCCAGTTCTAACAGCGCATAGAGAAAACGAATACGTCCTTTTTCAGCAAACAGTCTGAGCAGCGGACCGGTCATCTTTCGGACAAGCATGAATCGGCCGCCCTCCCAGCGACTTCTCTGGCTTGAAGCGCTTTTGCCGGAGGTAACCATCTCACTGCGCACAATGGCATCAGGGTTATAGTGCACGTTAACGCCATCCTGCAAGAGGCGCAAGGTAAACTCCATATCCTCGACAATGGAGTGGCAGGGCCATCCATACCGCTCAAGCAGTTCGGTACTGAAGGCCATACCGTTACCTTTCAACACTGCCGTACCTGAAAGCCGGAATGTACCGGCCATGCGCAAATGGTTGAAAACATTAAATGCCGCATCGATCAGGGCAGGACGCCACCCGGCACCCGGATTGCTGACGCCGTTATATGCCTGCACGGAGTGAATCTCCGGCTGGCTTAGCGAGAGACTGATTTCGCGAAGGTATCCCCTCTCAGGCGCAACATCGGCATCGATAATGGTAATCGCATCGGTATGTCGATAGCTCTCCCTGCGATTTTTCAGAAACCAGTCAAGCGCCTGGCCTTTCCCCCGGTTAACCGTATCAGATCGCTCAAAAACGTTCGCACCTGCAGCTCGCGCATGCAGAGCGGTAGCGTCACTACAGTTGTCGGCAATAACATAGACCTCCAGGCGATTTGCGGGATAATCGCACGCGAACACCCCCTCAACGGTTCGCACAATACCTTCCTCTTCGTTATGAGCAGGTATCACTACGCCGATGTTGAGAAAACCATTCGCCGCAGCGCACTCTTTTTTAAAAAAATATGCTGCAACAGTACTCAACAGCAGATATGCCGCCGGCAAGGCCAACATCAAGAGGAGAGATTGAAAAAACAGTTCGGCAATAATCATCATGAGGAGATCCCTTCAAGGTGAAAAAGATCAACCATAGCACTATTGTTGCCATGCTGATTGTAAAGTTCAATAACTTTTTTCCGTCCGGCCACTCCCAGCTCACGGCGAAGTCCGGAGTCATCAAGCAATCTCCGGATCTGGCGGGCAAGATCCACGGCGTCTCCCGGTGTTGCAAGCAATCCGTCACGATCATGCTCAATCAATTCAG
This region includes:
- a CDS encoding glycosyltransferase family 2 protein; protein product: MMIIAELFFQSLLLMLALPAAYLLLSTVAAYFFKKECAAANGFLNIGVVIPAHNEEEGIVRTVEGVFACDYPANRLEVYVIADNCSDATALHARAAGANVFERSDTVNRGKGQALDWFLKNRRESYRHTDAITIIDADVAPERGYLREISLSLSQPEIHSVQAYNGVSNPGAGWRPALIDAAFNVFNHLRMAGTFRLSGTAVLKGNGMAFSTELLERYGWPCHSIVEDMEFTLRLLQDGVNVHYNPDAIVRSEMVTSGKSASSQRSRWEGGRFMLVRKMTGPLLRLFAEKGRIRFLYALLELAVPPLSLLVMLFAFATAGSLLLLKSEWIMLATSFWLILVFYVVSGQIQRRAPLSTWLYLATAPLYVLWKIPLYAAMVLRKKSTAWVRTTRESEVKEKKP
- a CDS encoding cytochrome c biogenesis protein ResB — encoded protein: MVVTRRRWFEAPWEFREASLFSLLAILSGFFIQYAASGNSVGLPVWPFNAIALSVFAALIFGIGLILRNNPLVAWFGGIPMGLSLILALAALSFIGGMVPQEIMTGDSLYTRLRINQIFSSWPFALIVFLFLINLGFSLAWKLIPFRSKHLQFVLFHAGFWLALSCGILGSSDLQRLVIPIEEGRANNLGYSMQSKDPVPLPFSVFLHDFSLEEYSPQILLYDPENDKLLMDKSQAIIEVHKGTKAAWKGLEVVVLDFLPAALPGKDGIPRLSGLPAAIPYARVRVLSAGAQDEMWISTGSPFMRPEAAKIGNFFLIMVPGTPKTFRSVVTIKDKSGHLIEESLEVNKPVSFNGWKLYQMGYDDKAGKWSQLSLIEVIRDPWLPAVYIGFFMIMAGNLLFFWNGIKRSGGA
- a CDS encoding acyltransferase family protein, which codes for MPLFTFLSGFVYVWRPFRSDWKKFISGKIRRLLVPMLFVGTLFALFQAFTPGTNFSVADWRYLHLMPVAHYWFIDSLFLIFLVIIPLEHFRAP
- a CDS encoding acyltransferase family protein encodes the protein MAYLMAAMLCIANVGTPWLSISGAFYLLPYFLCGIFFSRFPFELKQKKIIGFLLMTAIILFLLFYGHEYGGGRRSLNALLIGTLSCTALLFIRGESELLARIGFYSYSIHLFHVFFTAASRIVFTKIGITNIRILFVPGTLLGIVGPILVELVATRYTITRILLPGKSKKKFV
- the ccsA gene encoding cytochrome c biogenesis protein CcsA, whose amino-acid sequence is MGINFNTAAFLAIALWAGGSILHPLAQNKPALKRLAYILMLSGSAVMAGFIVIYWISLDRPPLRTLGETRMWYATMIPLVGFLVEYRWKIGWLKYYCMGLAGFFLGINLLHPEVFDKTLMPALQSVWFIPHVIVYLVGYVLLAASSASAWHNVFLISRSKENKNYQHLSHYLALLGFVLLTFGLVFGALWAKEAWGHYWTWDPKETWAFIAWLIYLGYLHLFSYKISTKKLQWYLALAFLVLLISWFGVNYLPSAANSVHSYQQS
- a CDS encoding HD domain-containing protein, with translation MVSSKEESHNIQTLITEKPLWRPLLHMEIKQHHLLIDTLFGTCRQTLGSDFEGYRNHCLRVYYFCCALTRNKPENDDKIAIAAFFHDIGIWTDDTFDYISPSQLLAREYLEKTDRTAWIPEIEAMIGEHHKLTPCKAQQFLLVEPFRKADWIDISRGMLRHRLPDDFVLDVFDAFPNEGFHKKLLLLAKARLKTHPFSPLPMMKL